In Podarcis muralis chromosome 14, rPodMur119.hap1.1, whole genome shotgun sequence, one genomic interval encodes:
- the PRC1 gene encoding protein regulator of cytokinesis 1 isoform X3 — translation MRKSEVLASESVACLNQALFQLRDIWEEIGIPEDQRLQRTEVVKKHVKGLLDMMIAEEENLKERLLKSIAVCRKELVILCKELQLAPFEEDEETTILQLEKDLRTRVEVMLKQKRERKQELKVLQERDREMCDLLCTAPYDIDSEAVPSLAELDHFRRHLAGLATEKERRQKEFLDTKRQIILCMEELEHTPDTSFERDVVCEEEDAFCLSEDNIAALKDLLQQLESRRAQKEALCQELRSRIRVLWERLQVPAEEREAFAPYMVGAKAAIMDALKLEVDRLQELKFQNIRNVVEATRAELADYWDKCFYGDEQRRAFYPYYEDDFTEELLQQHEDEVSRLKQCYERHQELFESIHKWEKNWRLFQELERKATDPSRFTNRGGNLLKEEKLRAKLQKTLPKLEEELKGRVELWEQEQEQAFLVNGQRFMEYVAEQWQLHHMEKEKEKQERQLKKSRQIEEEMMYGSTPRTPNKRRGLGFITPSKVRKLNTTATPNSTIRSAFGGSLFHSPTPHPALSGGKGSRKLVVKSSNLQCCSPLPPQPLRTPSRMAPKSPRPGPMEHNKENVAQLNRTVLSARTFKGFQI, via the exons GGCTTGCTGGACATGATGATTGCGGAGGAGGAGAACCTCAAAGAGCGTCTCCTGAAGAGCATTGCAGTGTGTCGCAAGGAATTGGTGATCCTCTGCAAGGAGCTACAATTGGCTCCTTTCGAG GAGGACGAGGAGACCACCATCCTGCAGCTAGAGAAGGACCTGCGCACCCGTGTGGAAGTAATGCTGAAGCAAAAGCGGGAGAGAAAGCAGGAGCTGAAGGTGCTGCAGGAGCGAGACCGGGAGATGTGTGACCTGCTTTGCACAGCTCCCTATGACATTGACAGTGAGGCTGTGCCCAGCTTGGCGGAGCTGGACCACTTCCGGCGCCACTTGGCAGGACTAGCAACTGAAAAG GAGCGCCGGCAGAAGGAGTTCCTTGACACCAAGAGGCAGATCATCCTGTGCATGGAGGAGCTGGAGCACACCCCTGACACCAGCTTTGAGCGAGATGTCGTGTGTGAGGAGGAGGACGCCTTCTGTCTCTCGGAGGACAACATTGCTGCCCTGAAGGATCTCTTGCAGCAG CTTGAGAGCAGGAGAGCTCAGAAGGAAGCCTTGTGCCAAGAGCTGCGTTCCAGGATTCGGGTGCTGTGGGAGCGGCTGCAGGTGCCTGCGGAGGAAAGGGAAGCCTTTGCCCCCTACATGGTGGGAGCCAAAGCCGCCATCATGGATGCT CTGAAACTGGAAGTGGATCGTTTGCAAGAGCTGAAGTTTCAGAACATCAGAAATGTGGTGGAGGCCACCCGGGCCGAGCTGGCAGACTACTGGGACAAGTGTTTTTATGGGGATGAGCAGAGGCGAGCCTTCTACCCCTACTATGAAG atGACTtcactgaagagctgctgcagcagcatgaAGATGAAGTTTCCCGGTTAAAGCAGTGCTATGAAAGGCATCAAGAGCTGTTTGAATCCATCCACAAGTGGGAGAAGAACTGGCGCCTCTTCCAGGAGCTTGAG AGGAAGGCGACGGACCCCAGCCGCTTCACCAACCGAGGGGGTAACCTTCTGAAAGAGGAGAAGCTGCGAGCGAAACTTCAGAAGACTCTTCCAAAG ctggaggaggagctaAAGGGGCGTGTGGAGCTctgggagcaggagcaggagcaggcctTCCTGGTGAATGGGCAGCGCTTCATGGAGTATGTGGCAGAGCAGTGGCAGCTCCACCacatggagaaggagaaggaaaagcagGAGCGA CAACTCAAGAAGTCCCGCCAAATTGAGGAGGAGATGATGTATGGCAGCACCCCACGGACCCCCAACAAGAGACGGGGCTTGGGCTTCATCACACCCAGCAAAGTGCGGAAG CTTAACACCACAGCTACCCCGAACAGCACCATCCGTTCAGCATTTGGGGGCTCTCTGTTCCACTCCCCAACACCCCACCCAGCACTCTCTGGAGGAAAA GGCTCCCGGAAGCTTGTTGTCAAAAGCTCTAACCTCCAGTGCTGCTCCCCTCTGCCTCCACAGCCTCTCCGGACTCCCAGCCGCATGGCCCCCAAGTCCCCTCGCCCAGGACCCATGGAGCACAACAAGGAGAACGTCGCTCAGCTCAACAGAACAGTTCTGAGCG CAAGAACTTTCAAAGGCTTCCAGATCTGA
- the PRC1 gene encoding protein regulator of cytokinesis 1 isoform X4, whose amino-acid sequence MRKSEVLASESVACLNQALFQLRDIWEEIGIPEDQRLQRTEVVKKHVKGLLDMMIAEEENLKERLLKSIAVCRKELVILCKELQLAPFEEDEETTILQLEKDLRTRVEVMLKQKRERKQELKVLQERDREMCDLLCTAPYDIDSEAVPSLAELDHFRRHLAGLATEKERRQKEFLDTKRQIILCMEELEHTPDTSFERDVVCEEEDAFCLSEDNIAALKDLLQQLESRRAQKEALCQELRSRIRVLWERLQVPAEEREAFAPYMVGAKAAIMDALKLEVDRLQELKFQNIRNVVEATRAELADYWDKCFYGDEQRRAFYPYYEDDFTEELLQQHEDEVSRLKQCYERHQELFESIHKWEKNWRLFQELERKATDPSRFTNRGGNLLKEEKLRAKLQKTLPKLEEELKGRVELWEQEQEQAFLVNGQRFMEYVAEQWQLHHMEKEKEKQERQLKKSRQIEEEMMYGSTPRTPNKRRGLGFITPSKVRKLNTTATPNSTIRSAFGGSLFHSPTPHPALSGGKPLRTPSRMAPKSPRPGPMEHNKENVAQLNRTVLSARTFKGFQI is encoded by the exons GGCTTGCTGGACATGATGATTGCGGAGGAGGAGAACCTCAAAGAGCGTCTCCTGAAGAGCATTGCAGTGTGTCGCAAGGAATTGGTGATCCTCTGCAAGGAGCTACAATTGGCTCCTTTCGAG GAGGACGAGGAGACCACCATCCTGCAGCTAGAGAAGGACCTGCGCACCCGTGTGGAAGTAATGCTGAAGCAAAAGCGGGAGAGAAAGCAGGAGCTGAAGGTGCTGCAGGAGCGAGACCGGGAGATGTGTGACCTGCTTTGCACAGCTCCCTATGACATTGACAGTGAGGCTGTGCCCAGCTTGGCGGAGCTGGACCACTTCCGGCGCCACTTGGCAGGACTAGCAACTGAAAAG GAGCGCCGGCAGAAGGAGTTCCTTGACACCAAGAGGCAGATCATCCTGTGCATGGAGGAGCTGGAGCACACCCCTGACACCAGCTTTGAGCGAGATGTCGTGTGTGAGGAGGAGGACGCCTTCTGTCTCTCGGAGGACAACATTGCTGCCCTGAAGGATCTCTTGCAGCAG CTTGAGAGCAGGAGAGCTCAGAAGGAAGCCTTGTGCCAAGAGCTGCGTTCCAGGATTCGGGTGCTGTGGGAGCGGCTGCAGGTGCCTGCGGAGGAAAGGGAAGCCTTTGCCCCCTACATGGTGGGAGCCAAAGCCGCCATCATGGATGCT CTGAAACTGGAAGTGGATCGTTTGCAAGAGCTGAAGTTTCAGAACATCAGAAATGTGGTGGAGGCCACCCGGGCCGAGCTGGCAGACTACTGGGACAAGTGTTTTTATGGGGATGAGCAGAGGCGAGCCTTCTACCCCTACTATGAAG atGACTtcactgaagagctgctgcagcagcatgaAGATGAAGTTTCCCGGTTAAAGCAGTGCTATGAAAGGCATCAAGAGCTGTTTGAATCCATCCACAAGTGGGAGAAGAACTGGCGCCTCTTCCAGGAGCTTGAG AGGAAGGCGACGGACCCCAGCCGCTTCACCAACCGAGGGGGTAACCTTCTGAAAGAGGAGAAGCTGCGAGCGAAACTTCAGAAGACTCTTCCAAAG ctggaggaggagctaAAGGGGCGTGTGGAGCTctgggagcaggagcaggagcaggcctTCCTGGTGAATGGGCAGCGCTTCATGGAGTATGTGGCAGAGCAGTGGCAGCTCCACCacatggagaaggagaaggaaaagcagGAGCGA CAACTCAAGAAGTCCCGCCAAATTGAGGAGGAGATGATGTATGGCAGCACCCCACGGACCCCCAACAAGAGACGGGGCTTGGGCTTCATCACACCCAGCAAAGTGCGGAAG CTTAACACCACAGCTACCCCGAACAGCACCATCCGTTCAGCATTTGGGGGCTCTCTGTTCCACTCCCCAACACCCCACCCAGCACTCTCTGGAGGAAAA CCTCTCCGGACTCCCAGCCGCATGGCCCCCAAGTCCCCTCGCCCAGGACCCATGGAGCACAACAAGGAGAACGTCGCTCAGCTCAACAGAACAGTTCTGAGCG CAAGAACTTTCAAAGGCTTCCAGATCTGA
- the PRC1 gene encoding protein regulator of cytokinesis 1 isoform X2, with translation MRKSEVLASESVACLNQALFQLRDIWEEIGIPEDQRLQRTEVVKKHVKGLLDMMIAEEENLKERLLKSIAVCRKELVILCKELQLAPFEEDEETTILQLEKDLRTRVEVMLKQKRERKQELKVLQERDREMCDLLCTAPYDIDSEAVPSLAELDHFRRHLAGLATEKERRQKEFLDTKRQIILCMEELEHTPDTSFERDVVCEEEDAFCLSEDNIAALKDLLQQLESRRAQKEALCQELRSRIRVLWERLQVPAEEREAFAPYMVGAKAAIMDALKLEVDRLQELKFQNIRNVVEATRAELADYWDKCFYGDEQRRAFYPYYEDDFTEELLQQHEDEVSRLKQCYERHQELFESIHKWEKNWRLFQELERKATDPSRFTNRGGNLLKEEKLRAKLQKTLPKLEEELKGRVELWEQEQEQAFLVNGQRFMEYVAEQWQLHHMEKEKEKQERQLKKSRQIEEEMMYGSTPRTPNKRRGLGFITPSKVRKLNTTATPNSTIRSAFGGSLFHSPTPHPALSGGKPLRTPSRMAPKSPRPGPMEHNKENVAQLNRTVLSGGCTPAAPAQSTCSINSVASTYSEFAQELSKASRSDFKSRILNSTVSNAES, from the exons GGCTTGCTGGACATGATGATTGCGGAGGAGGAGAACCTCAAAGAGCGTCTCCTGAAGAGCATTGCAGTGTGTCGCAAGGAATTGGTGATCCTCTGCAAGGAGCTACAATTGGCTCCTTTCGAG GAGGACGAGGAGACCACCATCCTGCAGCTAGAGAAGGACCTGCGCACCCGTGTGGAAGTAATGCTGAAGCAAAAGCGGGAGAGAAAGCAGGAGCTGAAGGTGCTGCAGGAGCGAGACCGGGAGATGTGTGACCTGCTTTGCACAGCTCCCTATGACATTGACAGTGAGGCTGTGCCCAGCTTGGCGGAGCTGGACCACTTCCGGCGCCACTTGGCAGGACTAGCAACTGAAAAG GAGCGCCGGCAGAAGGAGTTCCTTGACACCAAGAGGCAGATCATCCTGTGCATGGAGGAGCTGGAGCACACCCCTGACACCAGCTTTGAGCGAGATGTCGTGTGTGAGGAGGAGGACGCCTTCTGTCTCTCGGAGGACAACATTGCTGCCCTGAAGGATCTCTTGCAGCAG CTTGAGAGCAGGAGAGCTCAGAAGGAAGCCTTGTGCCAAGAGCTGCGTTCCAGGATTCGGGTGCTGTGGGAGCGGCTGCAGGTGCCTGCGGAGGAAAGGGAAGCCTTTGCCCCCTACATGGTGGGAGCCAAAGCCGCCATCATGGATGCT CTGAAACTGGAAGTGGATCGTTTGCAAGAGCTGAAGTTTCAGAACATCAGAAATGTGGTGGAGGCCACCCGGGCCGAGCTGGCAGACTACTGGGACAAGTGTTTTTATGGGGATGAGCAGAGGCGAGCCTTCTACCCCTACTATGAAG atGACTtcactgaagagctgctgcagcagcatgaAGATGAAGTTTCCCGGTTAAAGCAGTGCTATGAAAGGCATCAAGAGCTGTTTGAATCCATCCACAAGTGGGAGAAGAACTGGCGCCTCTTCCAGGAGCTTGAG AGGAAGGCGACGGACCCCAGCCGCTTCACCAACCGAGGGGGTAACCTTCTGAAAGAGGAGAAGCTGCGAGCGAAACTTCAGAAGACTCTTCCAAAG ctggaggaggagctaAAGGGGCGTGTGGAGCTctgggagcaggagcaggagcaggcctTCCTGGTGAATGGGCAGCGCTTCATGGAGTATGTGGCAGAGCAGTGGCAGCTCCACCacatggagaaggagaaggaaaagcagGAGCGA CAACTCAAGAAGTCCCGCCAAATTGAGGAGGAGATGATGTATGGCAGCACCCCACGGACCCCCAACAAGAGACGGGGCTTGGGCTTCATCACACCCAGCAAAGTGCGGAAG CTTAACACCACAGCTACCCCGAACAGCACCATCCGTTCAGCATTTGGGGGCTCTCTGTTCCACTCCCCAACACCCCACCCAGCACTCTCTGGAGGAAAA CCTCTCCGGACTCCCAGCCGCATGGCCCCCAAGTCCCCTCGCCCAGGACCCATGGAGCACAACAAGGAGAACGTCGCTCAGCTCAACAGAACAGTTCTGAGCGGTGGGTGCACCCCTGCAGCCCCTGCCCAGAGCACCTGCAGCATTAACTCTGTTGCCAGCACCTATTCCGAGTTTGCG CAAGAACTTTCAAAGGCTTCCAGATCTGACTTCAAATCCCGCATCCTTAACTCCACGGTTTCCAATGCTGAGAGCTGA
- the PRC1 gene encoding protein regulator of cytokinesis 1 isoform X1, whose amino-acid sequence MRKSEVLASESVACLNQALFQLRDIWEEIGIPEDQRLQRTEVVKKHVKGLLDMMIAEEENLKERLLKSIAVCRKELVILCKELQLAPFEEDEETTILQLEKDLRTRVEVMLKQKRERKQELKVLQERDREMCDLLCTAPYDIDSEAVPSLAELDHFRRHLAGLATEKERRQKEFLDTKRQIILCMEELEHTPDTSFERDVVCEEEDAFCLSEDNIAALKDLLQQLESRRAQKEALCQELRSRIRVLWERLQVPAEEREAFAPYMVGAKAAIMDALKLEVDRLQELKFQNIRNVVEATRAELADYWDKCFYGDEQRRAFYPYYEDDFTEELLQQHEDEVSRLKQCYERHQELFESIHKWEKNWRLFQELERKATDPSRFTNRGGNLLKEEKLRAKLQKTLPKLEEELKGRVELWEQEQEQAFLVNGQRFMEYVAEQWQLHHMEKEKEKQERQLKKSRQIEEEMMYGSTPRTPNKRRGLGFITPSKVRKLNTTATPNSTIRSAFGGSLFHSPTPHPALSGGKGSRKLVVKSSNLQCCSPLPPQPLRTPSRMAPKSPRPGPMEHNKENVAQLNRTVLSGGCTPAAPAQSTCSINSVASTYSEFAQELSKASRSDFKSRILNSTVSNAES is encoded by the exons GGCTTGCTGGACATGATGATTGCGGAGGAGGAGAACCTCAAAGAGCGTCTCCTGAAGAGCATTGCAGTGTGTCGCAAGGAATTGGTGATCCTCTGCAAGGAGCTACAATTGGCTCCTTTCGAG GAGGACGAGGAGACCACCATCCTGCAGCTAGAGAAGGACCTGCGCACCCGTGTGGAAGTAATGCTGAAGCAAAAGCGGGAGAGAAAGCAGGAGCTGAAGGTGCTGCAGGAGCGAGACCGGGAGATGTGTGACCTGCTTTGCACAGCTCCCTATGACATTGACAGTGAGGCTGTGCCCAGCTTGGCGGAGCTGGACCACTTCCGGCGCCACTTGGCAGGACTAGCAACTGAAAAG GAGCGCCGGCAGAAGGAGTTCCTTGACACCAAGAGGCAGATCATCCTGTGCATGGAGGAGCTGGAGCACACCCCTGACACCAGCTTTGAGCGAGATGTCGTGTGTGAGGAGGAGGACGCCTTCTGTCTCTCGGAGGACAACATTGCTGCCCTGAAGGATCTCTTGCAGCAG CTTGAGAGCAGGAGAGCTCAGAAGGAAGCCTTGTGCCAAGAGCTGCGTTCCAGGATTCGGGTGCTGTGGGAGCGGCTGCAGGTGCCTGCGGAGGAAAGGGAAGCCTTTGCCCCCTACATGGTGGGAGCCAAAGCCGCCATCATGGATGCT CTGAAACTGGAAGTGGATCGTTTGCAAGAGCTGAAGTTTCAGAACATCAGAAATGTGGTGGAGGCCACCCGGGCCGAGCTGGCAGACTACTGGGACAAGTGTTTTTATGGGGATGAGCAGAGGCGAGCCTTCTACCCCTACTATGAAG atGACTtcactgaagagctgctgcagcagcatgaAGATGAAGTTTCCCGGTTAAAGCAGTGCTATGAAAGGCATCAAGAGCTGTTTGAATCCATCCACAAGTGGGAGAAGAACTGGCGCCTCTTCCAGGAGCTTGAG AGGAAGGCGACGGACCCCAGCCGCTTCACCAACCGAGGGGGTAACCTTCTGAAAGAGGAGAAGCTGCGAGCGAAACTTCAGAAGACTCTTCCAAAG ctggaggaggagctaAAGGGGCGTGTGGAGCTctgggagcaggagcaggagcaggcctTCCTGGTGAATGGGCAGCGCTTCATGGAGTATGTGGCAGAGCAGTGGCAGCTCCACCacatggagaaggagaaggaaaagcagGAGCGA CAACTCAAGAAGTCCCGCCAAATTGAGGAGGAGATGATGTATGGCAGCACCCCACGGACCCCCAACAAGAGACGGGGCTTGGGCTTCATCACACCCAGCAAAGTGCGGAAG CTTAACACCACAGCTACCCCGAACAGCACCATCCGTTCAGCATTTGGGGGCTCTCTGTTCCACTCCCCAACACCCCACCCAGCACTCTCTGGAGGAAAA GGCTCCCGGAAGCTTGTTGTCAAAAGCTCTAACCTCCAGTGCTGCTCCCCTCTGCCTCCACAGCCTCTCCGGACTCCCAGCCGCATGGCCCCCAAGTCCCCTCGCCCAGGACCCATGGAGCACAACAAGGAGAACGTCGCTCAGCTCAACAGAACAGTTCTGAGCGGTGGGTGCACCCCTGCAGCCCCTGCCCAGAGCACCTGCAGCATTAACTCTGTTGCCAGCACCTATTCCGAGTTTGCG CAAGAACTTTCAAAGGCTTCCAGATCTGACTTCAAATCCCGCATCCTTAACTCCACGGTTTCCAATGCTGAGAGCTGA